In one Ischnura elegans chromosome 13, ioIscEleg1.1, whole genome shotgun sequence genomic region, the following are encoded:
- the LOC124170397 gene encoding uncharacterized protein LOC124170397 — protein sequence MNKCKSGNCRYCGGRHHTLLHEIEGTKVVSRQKPFSTNGSPHHSQNDLKEDANGLQTSNSYCSLKRTSETQVLLSTAMVKVRDSNGKFHTCRALLDSCSQSHFVTESLVQRLNLRKTRKNTPIEGINTQKSQVKHCVTLQIQSRISSYNITVECLVLPKISGDIPSTYLNTANWNLPRELPLSDPAFNEPGKIDLMIGADIFFHILKPERQIRPGPYPVMQNTELGWILAGRFHPQEEAVSPFLPKKTFFLANALSLDDQLKRLWEMDNFTQPPRSKEDVECEKHFVNNTTRDDTGRYVVRLPFKENPECLGDSLKMATVRLYHLEGRIDRNPNLRADYGGFLAEYESLGHMKVIQDADCAKTISCYLPHHPLVKASSTTTKTRVVFDASAKTTTGKSLNDILMVGPTVQQDLQSIILRFRIHQIGFTADVEKMYRQVRVDEQDCRFQIILWRNSTTEPITTFELQTVTYGTSSAPFLATRCLQQLAQDEEGDYPKGAEILSHDFYVDDCISGASNLNEALECQDQLIKLLKRGGFNLRKWCSNHPALLESIPLELREVHLPLRLDSQDKVTTLGLLWHAAADQFQIINGLHKYQQSRFRNHTTKRTVIGVISSIFDPLGLISPIVITGKVLLQQLWLKGIDWDEELPDEILQQWQHWFTQLHKIDEIFIDRPAVVKGSLRDLQIHGFSDASEKAYGACIYIRSTNERGQTRVKLLCAKSRVAPVKRVSLPRLELCAALVLARLFEKVTTAVSHIKFKTFLWTDSTVTLAWIAASPSKWKTFVANREAEIQEKTSDAQ from the coding sequence ATGAATAAGTGCAAGTCAGGTAATTGTAGGTATTGCGGCGGAAGGCACCACACTCTTCTGCACGAGATAGAAGGCACCAAGGTCGTGTCAAGACAGAAACCTTTTTCCACCAATGGATCACCTCATCATTCACAAAATGATTTGAAAGAGGACGCCAATGGATTACAAACGAGCAATTCTTATTGTTCTTTGAAGAGAACGTCAGAAACTCAAGTACTTTTATCCACTGCTATGGTCAAGGTACGCGACAGCAACGGAAAATTCCACACCTGTAGAGCACTGCTAGATTCGTGCTCTCAGTCTCACTTTGTGACAGAATCACTGGTGCAGCgtttaaatttgaggaaaacgaGAAAAAACACACCAATTGAAGGTATCAACACGCAAAAATCTCAAGTGAAACACTGTGTTACTCTACAGATCCAGTCTAGAATTAGTTCTTACAACATCACAGTTGAGTGTTTGGTTCTACCAAAAATATCAGGAGACATACCTTCAACGTACTTGAATACAGCAAATTGGAATCTTCCAAGGGAACTTCCTCTTTCAGACCCTGCGTTCAATGAACCGGGAAAAATAGATTTGATGATAGGAGCAGATATCTTCTTTCACATTCTCAAACCTGAGCGGCAGATAAGACCAGGACCTTATCCTGTCATGCAAAATACGGAGTTGGGATGGATTCTAGCTGGACGTTTTCATCCTCAGGAGGAGGCAGTGTCACCTTTTCTTCCTAAAAAGACATTCTTTCTTGCAAATGCGCTTAGTCTTGATGATCAGTTAAAACGATTGTGGGAGATGGACAACTTTACACAGCCTCCACGATCAAAGGAAGATGTAGAATGCGAGAAGCATTTTGTCAACAACACGACCAGAGATGACACTGGACGATATGTGGTTCGGCTACCCTTCAAGGAAAATCCTGAATGCTTGGGAGACTCACTGAAAATGGCGACAGTGAGACTTTATCATCTGGAAGGACGTATTGACAGAAATCCTAATCTACGTGCAGACTATGGAGGATTTTTAGCCGAATATGAATCACTTGGACAcatgaaggtcattcaagatgCGGATTGTGCTAAAACAATTTCTTGCTACCTGCCACATCATCCTCTTGTGAAGGCTTCTAGCACAACTACAAAGACAAGGGTAGTTTTCGACGCATCTGCTAAGACAACTACTGGAAAGTCTTTGAATGATATCCTAATGGTGGGTCCAACGGTTCAACAAGATCTGCAGTCGATAATACTTCGATTTCGGATTCACCAAATCGGGTTTACTGCAGACGTAGAGAAAATGTATCGACAGGTACGAGTAGATGAACAGGATTGCAGGTTTCAGATAATCTTATGGAGAAACTCTACGACAGAACCTATAACAACCTTTGAGTTACAGACAGTCACCTACGGCACATCGTCAGCACCATTCCTGGCAACTAGATGTCTGCAACAATTAGCCCAAGACGAAGAAGGCGATTATCCAAAGGGAGCAGAAATCCTTTCTCATGACTTCTACGTAGATGATTGCATATCCGGAGCATCGAATCTCAACGAAGCTCTTGAATGCCAAGACCAGCTCATTAAACTATTGAAAAGGGGTGGATTTAACTTACGCAAATGGTGTTCAAATCATCCAGCATTACTGGAATCTATTCCCTTAGAACTTAGAGAAGTGCACCTTCCACTTCGTCTGGACAGTCAAGACAAGGTGACAACTTTGGGTCTTCTTTGGCATGCAGCAGCTGACCAATTTCAGATCATCAACGGTCTTCACAAATATCAACAATCAAGATTTAGGAACCATACCACTAAGAGAACGGTGATAGGagtcatttcttccatttttgatCCCTTGGGTCTTATAAGCCCAATAGTGATAACTGGCAAGGTTCTCTTGCAGCAACTTTGGTTAAAGGGAATAGACTGGGACGAAGAACTACCGGACGAAATTCTACAGCAATGGCAACATTGGTTCACACAACTtcataaaattgatgaaatctttATTGATAGGCCAGCAGTTGTAAAGGGAAGCCTTAGGgatcttcaaattcacggtttttcagaTGCTTCCGAGAAGGCATATGGTGCTTGCATCTATATTCGATCAACCAATGAAAGGGGCCAGACAAGAGTTAAACTACTTTGTGCTAAGTCAAGAGTGGCTCCAGTGAAACGGGTCTCGCTTCCACGGCTTGAATTGTGCGCAGCTTTAGTGTTAGCACGTCTATTCGAAAAGGTGACTACTGCAGTTAGCCACATTAAATTCAAGACATTTTTGTGGACTGATTCTACGGTGACATTAGCATGGATAGCAGCGTCAccaagtaaatggaaaacatttgtagCAAATAGAGAGGCAGAGATACAAGAAAAAACGTCAGACGCGCAATAA